A single genomic interval of Shewanella halotolerans harbors:
- the ackA gene encoding acetate kinase, translated as MSNKLVLVLNCGSSSLKFAIIDALTGDDQISGLAECFGLEDSRIKWKVDGNKFESKLGAFTAHREAVEFIVKEILGQYPDVAAQIQAIGHRVVHGGEKFTHSVVIDDSVIAGIEDCAALAPLHNPAHLIGIRAAQASFPGLPQVAVFDTAFHQTMPERAFVYALPYKLYREHGIRRYGMHGTSHLFVSREAAKALGKELANTNVICAHLGNGASVTAVKGGKSVDTSMGLTPLEGLVMGTRCGDIDPSIIYHLVDRLGYTLDEVNNLMNKQSGLLGISELTNDCRGIEEGYAEGHKGATLALEIFCYRLAKYIASYTVPLGRLDALVFTGGIGENSDLIREKVLNLLAIFNFEVDPARNQAARFGNQGQITTDNGPVAMVIPTNEEWVIAEDAVSLLK; from the coding sequence ATGTCTAACAAACTGGTTTTGGTACTAAACTGCGGCAGCTCATCACTGAAGTTCGCCATTATCGACGCGCTTACGGGTGACGACCAGATCTCAGGTCTAGCAGAGTGCTTTGGTCTGGAAGATTCACGCATCAAGTGGAAAGTCGATGGCAACAAATTCGAGTCTAAGCTAGGGGCCTTCACCGCCCACCGCGAGGCGGTCGAGTTTATCGTTAAAGAGATTCTGGGCCAGTATCCTGACGTCGCCGCCCAGATCCAGGCGATCGGTCACCGCGTGGTTCACGGTGGTGAAAAGTTCACCCACTCTGTGGTGATCGATGACAGCGTGATCGCGGGTATTGAAGATTGTGCCGCCCTGGCACCGCTACACAACCCAGCACACCTTATTGGTATTCGCGCCGCCCAGGCCTCTTTCCCTGGCCTGCCACAGGTAGCCGTGTTTGACACCGCCTTCCACCAAACCATGCCAGAGCGCGCCTTCGTGTATGCCCTGCCCTACAAGCTCTATCGTGAGCACGGCATCCGTCGCTACGGCATGCATGGCACCAGCCACCTGTTTGTGAGCCGCGAAGCCGCCAAGGCGCTGGGTAAAGAATTAGCCAACACCAACGTCATCTGTGCCCACCTGGGTAACGGCGCGTCTGTCACCGCGGTTAAAGGCGGTAAGAGTGTCGATACCTCTATGGGTCTGACACCGCTAGAAGGCCTGGTCATGGGCACCCGCTGTGGTGACATAGACCCCTCTATCATCTACCACCTGGTAGATCGTCTGGGTTACACCTTAGATGAAGTCAACAACCTGATGAACAAGCAGAGCGGTCTGCTGGGCATCTCTGAGCTGACTAACGACTGTCGCGGCATCGAAGAAGGCTACGCCGAAGGCCATAAGGGCGCGACACTGGCGCTTGAGATCTTCTGCTACCGTCTGGCCAAATATATCGCCTCTTACACTGTGCCACTGGGTCGTCTGGACGCCTTGGTATTCACCGGCGGTATCGGTGAGAACTCAGATCTTATCCGTGAGAAGGTGCTTAACCTGCTCGCTATCTTCAACTTCGAAGTGGATCCAGCGCGTAACCAGGCGGCACGCTTTGGTAACCAGGGACAGATCACCACAGACAATGGTCCAGTTGCCATGGTGATCCCAACCAACGAAGAGTGGGTGATCGCCGAAGACGCCGTTTCACTGCTAAAGTAA
- a CDS encoding AI-2E family transporter, translating to MTRFDNQGVAFKGFAIMAFIVVILAGIKAASPIVVPFVLSAFIAVICNPAINGMTRLKLPRALAVAIMMVFIVLMGLWLASLVGSSINEFSRQLPLYRDQLVEQFAWILTKLQTLNIEVSKEQVLAYFDPGIALSMTTNMLSSVGGVMANLFLIILTVVFMLFEAQDLPKKLHFALDDPDMRIKQIDKFLQSVNQYMVIKTLVSVGTGVVVGTGLALMGVDYALLWAVVAFLFNYIPNIGSIIAAIPPVLLAFIQLGPAGAGGTALLYLATNTVMGNIVEPKYMGRGLGLSTLVVFLSLIFWGWLLGSVGMLLSVPLTMIVKIALESSQSGGWLAILLADRVDETLVNAEVQVNEARVNADAQVSAGAGEQADAEK from the coding sequence ATGACTCGATTTGATAATCAGGGGGTCGCGTTTAAAGGCTTTGCCATCATGGCGTTTATCGTCGTGATTCTGGCAGGGATCAAAGCCGCCAGCCCTATTGTGGTTCCCTTTGTGTTGTCGGCCTTTATTGCGGTGATCTGCAATCCGGCCATCAACGGCATGACCCGCCTTAAGCTGCCCCGCGCGTTGGCGGTGGCCATCATGATGGTGTTTATCGTGCTAATGGGGCTCTGGCTGGCCTCCTTGGTGGGGAGCTCCATCAACGAATTTTCCCGTCAGTTGCCACTTTATCGGGATCAGCTGGTGGAGCAGTTTGCCTGGATATTGACCAAGTTGCAGACGCTAAATATCGAGGTCTCCAAGGAGCAGGTCTTGGCTTATTTCGACCCGGGTATTGCGCTGTCGATGACCACCAACATGTTGTCCAGTGTCGGCGGCGTGATGGCTAATCTGTTTCTGATCATACTAACCGTAGTGTTTATGTTGTTTGAGGCCCAGGACTTGCCCAAGAAGCTGCATTTCGCGCTGGACGATCCTGACATGCGCATCAAGCAGATAGACAAGTTCCTGCAGTCGGTTAACCAGTACATGGTGATCAAGACCTTGGTGAGTGTGGGGACCGGTGTGGTGGTCGGAACGGGCCTGGCATTGATGGGGGTCGATTATGCCTTGCTCTGGGCCGTTGTCGCCTTCCTGTTTAACTATATTCCCAACATAGGCTCTATCATCGCCGCGATTCCGCCTGTGCTGCTGGCCTTTATTCAACTGGGCCCTGCCGGGGCGGGGGGCACGGCACTGCTCTATCTGGCGACCAATACCGTGATGGGGAATATCGTCGAGCCTAAATATATGGGGCGCGGCCTGGGACTCTCGACCCTGGTGGTGTTCCTCTCCTTGATCTTCTGGGGCTGGCTGTTGGGCTCGGTGGGCATGTTGCTCTCTGTGCCGCTGACCATGATCGTCAAGATAGCGCTGGAGTCGAGTCAGAGCGGTGGTTGGCTGGCCATCTTGCTGGCCGATCGCGTCGATGAGACTCTGGTTAACGCCGAGGTACAGGTTAACGAAGCTAGGGTTAACGCCGACGCTCAAGTTAGCGCAGGGGCCGGCGAACAAGCCGACGCGGAAAAGTAG
- a CDS encoding ABC transporter permease: protein MESRIAWKLFKRELLQGQLLLIILAITLAVLSVSGLARVSERLQLAINGQASKFIAADRIINSPVPLNEKILTKAEALGLRHVASMQFNSMAYAGDAFQLVTVRAVGDGYPLKGVIELSDGPTDKLPKADQIWYETRLGGILGYPKQLELGNANFSLSAEIARLPDAGFNPFASSPVVLMRLQDVPKTGVIQPGSRVSYIHQFAGEADQLKAFEAEVKPLLNNSQRWVDVQSGDSPIAGAVKRAERFLLLASLLGIALACAAIGIAAQRYCQRHFDVVAMLKTFGASSRQIRILFGLHLLLVTLAGIVLGLIGGFLLDTLISAYLPASISAYSPPLFRPIALGVATGLISAFMFSAYPLMRLLAIPPLRVLQRQLEGIQLGMWLHLVLSLSAMALLGYLYSQSLVLTLTVVAAVMLLGILLSLFGFLLIRAGHSVGMKTTNPMQLALAGLRRRARQNAVQLVGFSSALVLLLTIIALRQDLLDEWHKQLPEQSPNYFLVNIAPEEQAPLEAYFSDNRVKATDIYPVIRGRLVAINGEKLISAEQADEGTDGRVGISRELNLTWRTSLPPNNELVSGHFNQKADEVSVESGVAERLGIGLGDELSYVIDNQPLTVKVASIRAVHWETMQPNFFMIFHPDALAPFAYTSMASFYLDDSKRPLVIELIKRFPTVSIIDVGAMVKQLRQIIDQVSLSLTLVLVLVLLASSLVMIAQTEAGMATRQRELAVLRTFGASGWLLRMATALEFALLGLIAGLLAAIVAEFTIYLLKTQVFELVVYMHWDWWLLAPLAGAAIVALLGTWRCRQLLQKSCRQLLQG, encoded by the coding sequence ATGGAGTCTCGCATCGCATGGAAATTGTTTAAACGAGAGCTGCTACAGGGGCAGCTGTTACTCATCATTTTGGCGATCACCCTGGCGGTCTTGTCGGTATCAGGCCTAGCGCGGGTCAGTGAGCGCCTGCAGCTGGCCATTAACGGCCAGGCCTCTAAATTTATCGCCGCCGATCGCATCATCAACTCGCCGGTTCCGCTGAACGAAAAGATCTTAACCAAGGCCGAGGCGCTGGGGCTAAGACACGTTGCCAGCATGCAGTTTAACTCCATGGCTTACGCCGGTGATGCCTTTCAGCTGGTGACGGTAAGGGCGGTCGGCGACGGTTACCCCTTGAAAGGGGTGATAGAGCTGAGCGATGGCCCGACCGATAAGCTGCCCAAGGCGGATCAGATCTGGTACGAGACCCGCCTGGGTGGGATCTTGGGTTACCCTAAGCAGCTCGAGCTAGGTAATGCCAATTTCAGCCTGAGCGCCGAGATAGCCAGGCTGCCCGATGCGGGCTTTAATCCCTTCGCCTCATCACCTGTGGTGCTGATGCGACTTCAAGATGTGCCCAAGACTGGGGTGATTCAACCTGGTAGCCGGGTGAGTTATATCCATCAGTTCGCTGGAGAGGCTGACCAGCTCAAGGCTTTCGAGGCCGAAGTTAAGCCGCTGCTTAACAACAGTCAGCGCTGGGTCGATGTGCAGTCGGGGGATTCGCCCATCGCCGGTGCGGTCAAACGGGCCGAGCGCTTCTTGCTGCTCGCCAGCCTGCTGGGAATAGCGCTTGCCTGCGCCGCCATAGGGATAGCCGCCCAGCGTTACTGCCAGCGCCATTTTGACGTGGTGGCTATGCTCAAGACCTTCGGCGCTTCCAGCCGGCAGATCCGTATTCTCTTTGGCCTGCATCTACTATTAGTAACCCTTGCGGGTATCGTGTTGGGGCTCATCGGCGGTTTTCTGCTCGATACGCTGATCAGCGCCTATCTGCCAGCCTCGATCTCGGCGTATTCGCCACCGCTGTTTAGGCCTATCGCCTTAGGAGTCGCCACCGGGCTTATCTCGGCCTTCATGTTCTCAGCCTACCCGCTGATGAGGCTGCTGGCCATTCCACCCCTGAGGGTGTTGCAGCGCCAGCTGGAGGGGATCCAGCTGGGGATGTGGCTGCACCTGGTGCTTAGCCTATCGGCGATGGCACTGCTGGGGTATCTTTACTCACAGAGTCTGGTGCTCACCCTAACCGTGGTTGCTGCCGTGATGTTGCTCGGCATCTTGCTGAGTCTGTTTGGTTTCTTGTTGATCCGCGCAGGTCACAGCGTAGGCATGAAGACCACCAACCCTATGCAGCTGGCCTTGGCGGGGCTAAGACGCCGCGCCAGGCAAAACGCGGTGCAGCTGGTGGGCTTTAGCAGCGCCCTGGTGTTGCTGCTGACCATCATAGCGCTTAGGCAAGACCTGCTCGATGAGTGGCATAAACAGCTGCCCGAGCAGTCGCCCAACTACTTCCTGGTGAACATAGCGCCCGAGGAGCAGGCGCCGCTGGAGGCCTATTTTAGCGACAATCGCGTCAAGGCGACCGATATCTATCCTGTGATCCGCGGCCGTCTGGTAGCGATAAATGGAGAGAAGCTGATCTCTGCCGAGCAGGCCGATGAGGGGACCGATGGTCGAGTGGGGATTTCCCGCGAGCTGAATCTGACCTGGCGGACCTCTCTGCCGCCTAATAATGAGCTGGTGTCGGGTCACTTTAACCAAAAGGCCGATGAGGTGTCGGTGGAGTCAGGCGTGGCTGAGCGCCTCGGAATAGGGCTTGGAGATGAGCTTAGCTATGTGATAGATAACCAGCCGCTGACCGTCAAGGTGGCCAGCATTCGCGCCGTACACTGGGAGACGATGCAGCCAAACTTCTTCATGATATTCCACCCCGATGCCCTGGCACCCTTTGCCTATACCTCTATGGCCAGCTTCTATCTTGACGACAGCAAGCGACCTTTGGTGATCGAGTTGATCAAACGTTTTCCCACGGTATCCATCATAGATGTCGGCGCCATGGTGAAGCAGCTTAGACAGATCATCGACCAGGTCTCTCTGTCGCTGACCCTGGTGTTGGTGTTGGTACTGCTGGCCAGCAGTCTGGTGATGATAGCGCAGACCGAGGCGGGAATGGCGACGCGTCAGCGCGAGCTGGCGGTGCTGCGCACCTTCGGTGCATCGGGTTGGTTGCTGCGAATGGCCACGGCACTGGAGTTTGCCCTGCTAGGGCTTATCGCCGGCTTGCTGGCCGCCATAGTGGCCGAGTTCACCATCTATCTGCTGAAGACTCAGGTGTTTGAGCTGGTGGTCTATATGCATTGGGACTGGTGGCTGTTGGCGCCGCTTGCCGGCGCGGCCATCGTTGCGCTGCTGGGCACCTGGCGTTGTCGTCAGCTGCTGCAGAAGTCCTGCCGTCAACTCCTGCAGGGCTAG
- the pta gene encoding phosphate acetyltransferase: protein MSRNIMLIPNGTGVGLTSISLGMVRALERHGVKVRFFKPIAQQRPTDKGPERSTTILSKSPTVNPLEPFDMAHAEHLIRTDQTDVLMEQIIARATECADPSETLIVEGLVQTRNHPFSDDINYEIAKALDADIIFVAAPGNETPTALMNRLEIAHNAWGGSKNKRLIGAIINKIGAPVDDEGRARPDLSEVFDHQDVQRPDAASMFQLPGKSKLRILGSVPYNLNLVAPRASDLAKHLSARIINAGEMNTRRLRKVTFCARSIPNMVTHIKTDSLLVTSGDRSDVIVSACLAAMNGVKVGALLLTGSYEPEPEIMALCEQAFETGLPVFLIDTNTWQTSLNIQRFDHEVPVDDAVRIEEVQEYVASHIDQSWVESVTMNSPREHRLSPPAFRYKLTELARAAAKTVVLPEGDEPRTIEAAAICAERGIARCVLIGNPEEIQRIASQQGVTLGEGVEIIEPETARERYVAPMVELRRHKGMTEVVAREQLEDNMVLGTMMLAQGEVDGIVSGAVNTTANTIRPPLQLIKTAPGSSLVSSIFFMLMPDQVLVYGDCAINPDPNAEQLADIAIQSADSAAAFGIEPKVAMISYSTGSSGTGSDVDKVREATRIAKEKRPELVIDGPLQYDAAVMPNVAQSKAPNSPVAGQATVFVFPDLNTGNTTYKAVQRSADLISIGPMLQGMRKPVNDLSRGALVDDIVYTIALTAIQASQN, encoded by the coding sequence ATGTCTCGCAATATTATGCTCATCCCCAATGGTACCGGCGTCGGCCTGACCTCTATCAGTCTAGGCATGGTACGTGCACTGGAGCGCCACGGGGTAAAGGTGAGATTCTTCAAGCCTATCGCCCAGCAGCGCCCAACCGATAAGGGCCCAGAGCGTTCGACCACCATACTTAGCAAGTCGCCGACGGTTAACCCGCTCGAGCCCTTCGACATGGCTCACGCCGAGCACTTGATCCGCACCGATCAGACAGATGTCTTGATGGAGCAGATCATCGCCCGCGCCACCGAGTGTGCCGACCCAAGTGAGACTCTGATCGTCGAAGGTCTGGTACAGACCCGCAACCACCCTTTCTCTGACGACATCAACTATGAGATCGCCAAGGCACTGGATGCAGACATCATCTTCGTCGCCGCACCGGGTAACGAAACGCCGACCGCCTTGATGAACCGTCTCGAAATCGCCCACAACGCCTGGGGTGGCAGCAAGAACAAACGCCTCATTGGCGCCATCATCAACAAGATTGGTGCCCCGGTAGACGATGAAGGCCGCGCCCGCCCGGATCTGTCAGAGGTGTTCGATCACCAGGATGTGCAGCGTCCTGACGCCGCAAGCATGTTCCAACTTCCCGGCAAGAGCAAGCTGCGTATCCTAGGCAGCGTGCCATATAACCTGAATCTGGTCGCGCCACGCGCCTCAGACTTGGCCAAGCACTTGAGTGCCCGCATCATCAACGCCGGTGAGATGAATACCCGTCGTCTGCGCAAGGTCACCTTCTGCGCCCGCAGTATTCCTAACATGGTTACCCACATCAAGACAGACTCTCTGCTGGTGACGTCGGGCGACCGCTCGGACGTGATCGTCTCTGCCTGTCTGGCGGCGATGAACGGTGTTAAGGTGGGTGCACTGCTGCTGACAGGTAGCTACGAGCCAGAGCCTGAGATCATGGCCCTGTGTGAGCAAGCCTTCGAGACTGGCCTACCGGTATTCTTGATTGACACCAACACCTGGCAGACCTCGCTCAACATCCAGCGCTTCGACCATGAAGTGCCTGTGGATGATGCCGTGCGTATCGAAGAGGTGCAGGAATATGTTGCCAGCCATATCGACCAGAGCTGGGTAGAAAGCGTCACCATGAACTCACCGCGTGAGCACAGACTGTCGCCACCAGCGTTCCGCTACAAGCTCACCGAACTTGCCCGCGCAGCGGCCAAGACAGTGGTACTGCCTGAGGGTGACGAACCAAGAACCATCGAAGCGGCCGCCATCTGCGCCGAGCGTGGCATCGCCCGCTGTGTGCTGATTGGTAACCCTGAAGAGATCCAGCGTATCGCCAGCCAACAGGGGGTAACCTTGGGCGAAGGCGTTGAAATCATCGAGCCTGAAACCGCTCGTGAGCGCTATGTTGCGCCTATGGTTGAACTGCGTCGCCACAAAGGCATGACAGAAGTGGTTGCCCGTGAGCAGCTGGAAGACAACATGGTACTGGGTACCATGATGCTGGCACAGGGTGAAGTCGACGGTATCGTCTCTGGTGCGGTAAACACCACGGCCAACACCATACGTCCGCCACTACAGCTGATCAAGACGGCACCCGGTTCTAGCCTGGTTTCCTCTATCTTTTTCATGCTGATGCCGGATCAGGTACTGGTCTATGGTGACTGTGCCATCAACCCAGATCCAAACGCCGAGCAGCTGGCGGATATCGCCATTCAGTCGGCCGACAGCGCCGCCGCCTTCGGCATCGAGCCTAAGGTTGCCATGATCAGCTACTCAACCGGTAGCTCAGGCACAGGTTCAGACGTCGATAAGGTGCGTGAAGCAACCCGTATCGCCAAGGAGAAACGCCCTGAGCTGGTGATCGACGGCCCACTGCAATACGACGCCGCCGTGATGCCAAACGTGGCTCAGTCTAAGGCGCCTAACAGCCCTGTGGCCGGTCAGGCAACCGTGTTCGTCTTCCCGGATCTGAACACAGGTAACACCACCTACAAGGCAGTTCAGCGTAGTGCGGACCTGATCAGTATCGGCCCTATGCTGCAGGGTATGCGCAAGCCGGTTAACGATCTGTCTCGTGGTGCCCTGGTAGACGACATCGTCTACACCATCGCACTGACGGCGATTCAAGCCTCACAGAACTAA
- a CDS encoding TIGR01777 family oxidoreductase: MRILITGGTGFIGKALVKALESEHQLTLLTRSAGKAHLTLGNQHKLLGNLGALANLDGFDAVINLAGEPIADKRWSLEIKQKICDSRWDTTARLAKLFEASKTPPKVFISGSAIGIYGDHDKQVHLDESFDLAHFKDTGKEEKFPHSVCAKWEELALQCQGLTRVCVIRIGLVLGLNGGALKKMLLPFKLGAGGVVGSGKQGMSWIHREDLIAIILFLLNNAQCQGIYNATAPNPVSNREFTNSLGTALSRPTLLPMPASVLSLALGEMSQLLLEGQYVYPDRLTQAGFSFHYTHLDDALTNLFGASTS; the protein is encoded by the coding sequence ATGCGGATTTTGATCACCGGCGGTACCGGATTCATAGGCAAGGCCTTGGTGAAGGCCTTGGAAAGCGAACATCAACTCACCTTGCTCACCCGTTCGGCCGGTAAGGCCCACCTCACCCTTGGTAACCAGCATAAGTTACTGGGTAACCTTGGCGCCCTGGCCAATCTCGACGGCTTCGATGCGGTCATCAACCTGGCGGGTGAACCCATTGCCGATAAGCGCTGGAGCCTGGAGATAAAGCAGAAGATCTGCGACAGTCGCTGGGATACCACAGCGCGTCTGGCCAAACTCTTCGAGGCCAGCAAGACGCCGCCTAAGGTCTTCATCAGCGGCTCTGCTATCGGCATCTATGGCGATCATGACAAGCAGGTGCACTTGGATGAGAGTTTCGACCTCGCCCACTTCAAAGACACAGGCAAGGAGGAGAAATTCCCCCATAGCGTCTGCGCCAAATGGGAAGAGTTAGCCCTGCAGTGCCAGGGGCTGACCCGGGTCTGCGTTATTCGTATCGGCCTGGTACTAGGTTTAAACGGCGGCGCGCTGAAGAAGATGTTGCTGCCCTTTAAACTGGGCGCCGGCGGCGTGGTGGGCTCAGGGAAACAGGGGATGAGCTGGATCCACAGAGAAGATCTTATCGCCATCATACTGTTTCTGTTAAATAACGCGCAGTGCCAAGGGATCTATAACGCCACCGCTCCTAACCCGGTCAGCAATCGCGAATTTACCAACTCTTTGGGCACAGCCCTGAGCCGCCCCACCCTGCTGCCCATGCCCGCCTCTGTCCTAAGTCTGGCTCTAGGTGAGATGTCCCAGCTGTTACTTGAAGGCCAATATGTCTACCCCGATCGGCTAACCCAAGCGGGCTTTAGTTTTCATTACACCCATCTGGATGACGCTCTGACAAACCTATTTGGCGCCTCCACAAGCTAA
- a CDS encoding class I SAM-dependent methyltransferase: MESFKQAIQQVQFSDEAERLFHGRGGRYKGAEHLCLDWFPPVLLLTSFKEIDEAALEELTQAIQTRWRAEKGEQGFNLVFQHRCAGQTQTHLLYGEVPDPHLVSENGARFQIHLLRGQNHGLFLDMRAGRAWVKANAAQANVLNLFAYTCGFSVMALQGGADQVVNIDMSKGALAIGKQNHLLNELPHGARFLGHDIFKSWGKLTKMGPYDLIIADPPSNQRGSFVATKDYARLLRRLPQLLAPQGEVLLCLNAPELGIDFLKQQVAEQSPTLEFVEQLANPEVFLDKVPDKALKVLRYRQRQAESE; the protein is encoded by the coding sequence ATGGAGTCATTTAAGCAAGCAATACAGCAGGTGCAATTCTCTGACGAGGCCGAGCGGCTGTTTCATGGACGTGGTGGTCGTTATAAGGGCGCCGAGCATCTGTGTCTCGACTGGTTTCCCCCTGTGCTCCTGCTCACCAGTTTTAAAGAGATCGATGAGGCTGCACTCGAGGAGCTGACCCAGGCGATTCAGACGCGCTGGAGGGCAGAGAAGGGAGAGCAGGGCTTTAACCTGGTATTCCAGCACAGATGTGCCGGGCAGACCCAGACCCATTTGCTATATGGCGAGGTGCCCGATCCACATCTGGTGAGTGAAAACGGGGCGCGTTTTCAGATCCATCTGCTGCGCGGGCAAAATCACGGCTTGTTTCTCGATATGCGCGCCGGGCGCGCCTGGGTAAAGGCTAATGCCGCCCAGGCTAATGTGCTCAACCTGTTTGCCTATACCTGCGGCTTTTCTGTGATGGCGCTGCAGGGCGGTGCGGATCAGGTGGTCAATATCGACATGAGCAAGGGGGCGTTAGCCATAGGCAAGCAGAACCATCTGCTCAACGAGTTACCCCATGGTGCACGTTTCCTGGGGCACGACATCTTCAAGTCTTGGGGCAAGCTAACCAAGATGGGGCCTTATGATCTCATCATTGCCGATCCTCCGAGCAATCAGCGGGGCAGCTTCGTGGCGACTAAGGATTATGCGCGCCTGCTGCGCCGCCTGCCTCAACTATTGGCGCCGCAAGGCGAAGTCCTGCTGTGTCTCAACGCGCCCGAGCTTGGTATCGATTTTCTCAAACAGCAGGTGGCAGAGCAGAGTCCGACGCTGGAGTTTGTCGAGCAGCTGGCTAATCCCGAGGTGTTCTTGGATAAAGTCCCCGACAAGGCGTTGAAGGTGCTGCGCTATCGTCAGCGCCAAGCAGAATCAGAATAG
- the yfbV gene encoding terminus macrodomain insulation protein YfbV, with the protein MTVQVLKTLGVGRRYMKTWPMVRQLSLYFPEYRVIRATALAIRLMPLLALLAGGSQLYLYGWAWLPQAITIALFFISLPIQGLLWLGWRAKHPLPLSLLDWGNNLSAKLQGMGVACPPLGASACYLDMAVILKMAFERLDKHYWEAL; encoded by the coding sequence TTGACTGTTCAAGTGTTAAAAACCTTAGGGGTCGGTCGTCGCTATATGAAGACTTGGCCTATGGTTAGACAACTTAGTTTATATTTTCCAGAGTATCGCGTGATCCGCGCGACGGCTCTGGCGATTCGCTTGATGCCGCTGCTGGCCCTGCTGGCCGGCGGCAGTCAACTCTATCTTTATGGCTGGGCCTGGTTACCTCAGGCTATTACCATCGCCTTATTCTTTATCAGCTTGCCTATTCAAGGCTTGCTTTGGCTCGGTTGGCGAGCCAAGCATCCGCTGCCACTTTCTCTGCTGGATTGGGGCAATAATCTGTCCGCCAAGCTCCAAGGTATGGGAGTGGCTTGTCCCCCTCTCGGTGCCAGTGCCTGTTATCTGGACATGGCGGTCATCTTGAAGATGGCCTTCGAGCGTCTCGATAAGCACTACTGGGAAGCGCTCTAA
- the folX gene encoding dihydroneopterin triphosphate 2'-epimerase gives MKPEIAIIRIKNLRLRTYIGIKEDEINNKQDVTINAEIHYCAAKARNSDNMQDALNYRTITKKIIALVENNRFSLLEHLTDQVLSIASDHEWVDFASVEIDKPHALRFADSVSMQLCYQKG, from the coding sequence ATGAAACCAGAAATCGCCATCATTCGAATTAAAAATCTCCGTCTTCGCACTTACATTGGCATCAAGGAAGATGAGATCAACAACAAACAGGACGTCACCATCAACGCAGAAATCCATTACTGCGCCGCTAAGGCCCGTAACAGCGATAACATGCAAGACGCCCTGAATTATCGCACGATAACGAAAAAAATCATTGCTTTAGTTGAAAACAATCGCTTCTCACTGCTAGAACACCTCACGGATCAGGTATTAAGCATTGCCAGCGATCATGAATGGGTCGATTTCGCCTCGGTCGAGATAGACAAGCCCCACGCCCTGAGATTTGCCGATTCGGTCTCGATGCAGCTCTGCTACCAGAAGGGCTAA